A window of Cryptomeria japonica chromosome 3, Sugi_1.0, whole genome shotgun sequence contains these coding sequences:
- the LOC131054130 gene encoding uncharacterized protein LOC131054130 translates to MVIQVGLAKFYGSSLPRPQIYEDVKYNSERVDPPTPPSAPLLSWAREVTWSMGGLASKRRKRSQGKIEGSLKKLRDLQDDDDDDGEGLHCKDSNPSSVDCLPANEGLTVSEEVSNPSSREAAPRTRTRAEKLKKVVSSSCEETDVVSSRASPIRGNRGKKKHRRNRD, encoded by the coding sequence ATGGTTATTCAGGTTGGCCTTGCCAAGTTTTATGGAAGCAGTCTTCCAAGGCCACAGATATACGAAGATGTGAAATACAACTCAGAGAGAGTCGATCCGCCGACTCCTCCAAGTGCGCCGCTTCTATCATGGGCGAGAGAGGTCACCTGGTCCATGGGGGGTTTGGCCTCCAAGAGAAGAAAGCGATCGCAGGGCAAAATTGAGGGCAGCCTCAAGAAGCTCAGAGACCTCcaagatgacgatgatgatgatggcgagGGTCTTCATTGTAAGGATTCAAACCCTAGCTCTGTAGATTGTCTGCCTGCTAATGAGGGTTTAACTGTATCTGAAGAGGTTTCAAACCCTAGTTCCAGAGAAGCTGCTCCCCGGACTCGAACTCGGGCGGAGAAGTTGAAGAAAGTGGTGTCCTCCTCTTGTGAGGAGACGGATGTTGTCAGCAGCAGGGCTTCTCCAATAAGAGGAAACAGGGGAAAGAAGAAGCACCGGAGAAACAGAGATTAA